A part of Acipenser ruthenus chromosome 12, fAciRut3.2 maternal haplotype, whole genome shotgun sequence genomic DNA contains:
- the LOC117416713 gene encoding AMMECR1-like protein, whose protein sequence is MGKRRCVPPLEAKLTSSCCRVKKPKLCGSGHGTPPGSSSSLGPNPQHGVEVGVGGGGGGGGSSNLGNQTPPLARINPGPVVLSPLVRRNGVGGYGRTLVVSAEMCFYCFDVLHCHLLGYPQSCLPRFTNESYPLFVTWKTGRDKRLRGCIGTFSAMSLHSGLREYTLTSALKDSRFPPMTREELPKLFCSVSLLTNFEDAADYLDWEVGEHGIRIEFVNEKGMKRTATYLPEVAKEQDWDQIQTIDSLLRKGGFKAAITNELRKTIKLTRYRSEKMTISYSEYLASRQHCYQNGALHSSSLFNHYS, encoded by the exons ATGGGTAAGAGGCGCTGTGTCCCCCCACTGGAGGCCAAGCTGACATCCAGCTGCTGCAGGGTGAAGAAGCCCAAGCTGTGTGGGAGTGGCCACGGGACCCCCCCAGGCTCCAGCTCCAGCCTGGGCCCCAACCCCCAGCAtggggtggaggtgggagtgggcggcggtggaggaggtggagggagCTCGAACCTGGGGAACCAGACTCCCCCGCTGGCCCGGATTAACCCGGGTCCGGTGGTGCTGAGCCCACTAGTCCGCAGGAATGGAGTGGGAGGCTATGGGCGCACCCTGGTGGTGAGTGCCGAGATGTGTTTCTACTGCTTCGATGTGCTGCACTGCCATCTGCTCGGGTACCCACAGTCCTGCCTGCCCCGCTTCACCAATGAGTCCTA CCCCCTGTTTGTGACGTGGAAGACGGGCCGGGACAAGCGTCTCCGCGGCTGCATCGGGACTTTCTCCGCTATGAGCTTGCACTCAGGACTCAGGGAATACACTCTAACTAG TGCCCTTAAAGACAGCCGCTTCCCTCCGATGACCCGCGAGGAGCTGCCCAAACTCTTCTGCTCCGTGTCTCTGCTCACCAACTTTGAGGACGCGGCCGACTATCTTGACTGGGAG GTGGGAGAGCATGGAATCCGGATTGAGTTTGTGAATGAGAAGGGGATGAAACGTACAGCCACATACCTTCCTGAGGTGGCCAAGGAACAGG ACTGGGACCAGATCCAGACTATAGACTCTCTGCTGAGGAAGGGAGGCTTCAAAGCAGCCATAACCAACGAATTGAGGAAAACTATTAAACTGACACG GTATCGCAGTGAGAAGATGACCATCTCGTACTCAGAGTACCTTGCCTCCCGTCAGCACTGCTATCAGAACGGGGCTCTCCACTCCTCGTCGCTCTTCAACCATTACTCCTGA